The Salvelinus fontinalis isolate EN_2023a chromosome 9, ASM2944872v1, whole genome shotgun sequence genome has a window encoding:
- the LOC129862167 gene encoding NADH-cytochrome b5 reductase 2: MNTTSMTIIKSKTPYSGVSCPQTKHILLQEELEKVLKSHSEQLNLWFTLDKPPQDRKYSSGFVNADMMKEHLPLVSNDVLIVMCGPPPMTQHPWRPNLSTLGYKTENTFTYW; the protein is encoded by the exons ATGAATACAACTTCAATGACAATCATCAAATCAAAGACCCCTTATTCTGGGGTCTCTTGCCCCCAGACTAAGCATATTCTACTACAGGAGGAACTAGAGAAGGTGCTGAAGAGTCACTCTGAACAACTCAATTTGTGGTTCACTCTAGACAAGCCTCCACAAG ACCGGAAGTACAGCTCAGGGTTTGTGAACGCTGATATGATGAAAGAGCACCTTCCCCTTGTGTCCAACGATGTGCTCATTGTCATGTGTGGCCCACCCCCCATGACCCAGCATCCATGGCGCCCCAACCTCTCCACTCTGGGCTACAAGACAGAGAACACATTCACATACTGGTAA
- the LOC129862161 gene encoding ovochymase-2-like — MENDTLCHSDQLTVSVGADSGRPIGRFCGSAPPPPVLIDSHSASLQFVSDVSGTGSGFVVRFRGVEGNSVPASGCGTVALVQDQRAVHSLNYPQSYSNDSVCHWVIYAPKGHIVKLDFDDFDLEQSDDCEYDSLTVLGDVDTKEEIAVLCGRNVPPPVLSYDNVMVLQFTSDSTVTYRGFHATVSFISKIDLLDGESEDDTVHFRHSLSDSCGMRHVRAASTSSESLEGEGTSRHAWPWDVRLSMNTNNICYGAIIQPAWVLTAAHCLLGLEEDQSLRSLLVETGGPNNQRRGVRRLVLHPQYDPSSQDYDVALIQLDSPLLITEHALSVCLPCSGPEVPHSQVCMLSSWESQTGGPWNSTVEPLEVPLVSHADCERYNTGRLTPRMLCAGPPQHRGQDTCTGPGDSGGALVCQREDSGYFVLGVSSRKEGCGKFQRPGVYTSVPMITDWIHEQLHEDSADSSRTLLYQKQQEELASSIDYDDNNYGAESSGESC, encoded by the exons TG GGAGGTTCTGTGGCAGCGCCCCCCCGCCCCCAGTGCTCATCGACTCCCACAGTGCTTCTCTCCAATTTGTGTCTGATGTCAGTGGAACAGGAAGCGGATTTGTTGTTAGATTCCGAGGTGTCGAGGGAAATTCTGTGCCTG CGTCGGGATGTGGCACCGTGGCTCTGGTCCAGGATCAGAGGGCCGTACACAGTCTCAACTACCCACAATCCTACAGCAACGACTCTGTCTGCCACTGGGTCATCTACGCCCCCAAGGGTCACATTGTCAAG CTTGACTTTGATGACTTTGACCTGGAGCAATCGGATGACTGCGAGTATGATTCACTGACTGTTCTTGGAGATGTGGATACAAAAGAGGAGATAG CGGTGCTGTGTGGTAGGAATGTGCCTCCCCCCGTCCTGAGCTATGACAACGTGATGGTCCTCCAGTTCACCTCTGATAGCACGGTCACCTACCGAGGCTTCCACGCCACCGTGTCATTCATCAGTAAGATCG ACCTGCTGGACGGGGAGTCAGAGGATGACACTGTTCACTTTCGCCACTCACTGTCAG ACTCGTGTGGAATGCGTCATGTCCGTGCTGCCTCGACCTCCAGTGAGTCTTTGGAAGGAGAGGGGACATCGCGACACGCCTGGCCCTGGGACGTTCGGCTCAGCATGAACACTAACAACATCTGCTATGGGGCCATCATCCAGCCTGCCTGGGTCCTCACTGCTGCACACTGCCTTCTAGGCCT GGAGGAGGACCAATCATTAAGGTCACTGTTGGTGGAGACGGGAGGCCCGAATAACCAG AGGCGTGGTGTGAGGAGGCTAGTGCTGCACCCTCAGTATGACCCCTCCTCCCAGGACTATGATGTGGCCCTGATACAGCTGGACTCCCCGCTGCTCATCACTGAGCATGCCTTGTCCGTCTGTCTGCCCTGCTCGGGACCGGAAGTTCCACACTCCCAGGTCTGCATGCTTTCATCGTGGGAGAGTCAGACAG GTGGACCATGGAACAGCACTGTTGAGCCGCTAGAGGTGCCACTTGTGAGTCATGCTGACTGTGAGCGTTATAACACTGGTAGACTGACCCCTAGAATGCTGTGTGCTGGGCCGCCACAGCATCGTGGACAGGACACGTGCAcg GGTCCAGGTGATTCTGGGGGAGCACTGGTGTGTCAGAGAGAGGACTCTGGTTACTTTGTCCTGGGAGTGAGCAGCCGAAAGGAAGGCTGTGGGAAGTTCCAGAGGCCAGGAGTCTACACCTCAGTCCCCATGATAACAGACTGGATCCACGAACAACTCCACG AAGATTCAGCTGACTCCTCTAGAACCCTGCTATACCAGAAGCAGCAGGAGGAGCTGGCCTCCAGCATAGATTATGATGATAATAACTATGGAGCGGAGTCATCTGGAGAATCCTGTTAG